Part of the Pseudomonas baltica genome is shown below.
GCAACAGTTTCTTTCGCAACCCTTGGGTCATCGCGCCATCGAGCACCACAGCACGGGATGGCCTGGGGCCGCTGTTCAACACCAATGCTTGCCAGAACTGCCATATCCGCGACGGTCGCGGCCATCCACCAGGGCCCGAGGCGCTCAATGCGGTATCGATGCTGGTGCGCCTTTCGATCGCCCCGGCGACCGGCCAGCAAGCGCTGCTGGAACGCACCGGCGTGATCCCCGAACCCACCTATGGCACGCAATTGCAGGACATGGCCATCCCCGGGGTGCCTGCGGAGGGCAAGGTGCGGGTCGAGTACAGCGCGGTCGAGGTGTGGTTCGACGACGGTTTTCGAGTGGCGTTGCGCAAACCGCAGGTGCAGATCAGCCAACTTGGCTATGGCCCCCTGCATCCCGACACACAGATGTCCGCACGCATCGCACCGCCGATGATCGGCCTGGGCCTGCTCGAAGCCATCCCTGAAGAGGCGATCCTGGCCAACGCCAGCACCCAGGCCAAGCAGGGTAACGGCGTGCAAGGCAAAGCAGGGTAACGGCGTGCAAGGCAAAGCCAATCGCGTGTGGGACGACACCCTGGGCAGCACCGTACTCGGACGCTTCGGCTGGAAGGCCGGGCAACCGAGCCTCCTGCAGCAGAACGCCCACGCCTTTGCAGGCGACATGGGCTTGACCAGCCGCCTCAAACCGGCCGATGACTGTACGGCCGCGCAAACCGCCTGCATTGCTGCGGCCAATGGCAACGCGCCGGACGGCGGTCTGGAAGTGAGCGACAACATCCTGCGCCTGGTGCAGTTCCATACCCGCCATCTGGGCGTACCGGCGCGCCGTGATGTCGCCGCGCCGCAGGTGCTCGCCGGCAAGAATCTGTTCTATGAGGCCGGTTGCCAGGCCTGCCACGTGCCGCAGTACACCACCGCCAGCGACGCCGACGATCCTGCCCTGGCGAACCAGATCATTCGGCCTTACACCGACCTGCTGCTGCACGACATGGGCCCCGGCCTGGCCGACGGCCGTGCCGAGTTCCTGGCCGGCCCCAGCGACTGGCGCACGCCGCCGCTATGGGGCATAGGCCTGAGCGAAACAGTCAGTGGCCACAGCCAGTTCCTCCACGACGGCCGTGCCCGCAACCTGCTCGAAGCAGTGCTTTGGCACGGCGGCGAGGCCGAGCCCGCCAAGCGCCACGTCCTGACCTTCAATGCCGAGCAGCGCGATGCCCTGCTGGCGTTCCTCAATTCACTGTGATCCGCACGAGCGCCCATTCCATGCCTCCACACAAATTGTTACTGCGCCCCAAGCTCTTGTTCACCACCCTCGCCGCGCTGGCGCTGGGCGCCTGTTCGCCGCCACAGGCCAAGGACCCACAGGCCGACACCAGTGCCGCCATCGCCAATCAGGTGATCCTGCCCACCTACTCCCGCTGGGTCGAGGCCGATCGGCAACTGGCGATCAGCGCCCTCGCCTTCTGCGCCGGCACCGCCGACCTGACCACAGCTCGCGCTGACTTTCTCCACGCACAGAAGGCCTGGGCCGCCTTGCAGCCGCTGTTGATCGGCCCCCTGGCCGAGGGCAACCGCGCCTGGTCGGTGCAGTTCTGGCCAGACAAGAAGAACCTGGTGGGGCGCCAGGTCGAGGCGCTGATCAGCGCCGGGCAGCCCATCGACGCCCAGTCCCTGACCACCGCCAGCGTGGTGGTCCAGGGCCTGTCGGCTTACGAATACATCCTTTTCGACAGCAAACCGGAACTGGCCGATGCGACGCGCAAGGCCAGCTACTGCCCACTGTTGGTAGCCATTGGCGAACGGCAGAAACACCTCGCCGAGGCCATTCTCGCGGGCTGGACCGGCACCGACGGCGTACTCGCGCAGATGTCGAAATTCCCCAACCAGCGTTACGCCGATTCCCACGAGGCCATCGCCGAAGTCTTGCGCGTACAAGTGACTGCACTCGACACCCTCAAGAAAAAACTCGGCACGCCCATGGGCCGCCAGAGCAAAGGCGTGCCGCAGCCGTATCAGGCCGAGGCATGGCGCAGCCAATCATCGCTGAAAAGCCTGCAGGCTTCGCTGCTGGCGGCCCAGAGCGTGTGGCTGGGGGTCGATGGCAAGGGCTTGCGCGGCCTGCTGCCAGCGGATCAAAAAGCGCTGGCGGAAAAAATCGATAGCGCCTACGCCGCCGCCCTGCACGCGCTGGATGCCAACAGCCGCTCGCTCACCGCGCTGCTGGAGGACCCCGCCGGCAAGCCAGTGCTCGACGATATCTACGCGCGCCTCGATGGCGTCCATCGCTTGCACCAGAACGAACTGGCCAAGGCCTTGAACATTCAACTGGGCTTCAATGCCAACGACGGTGACTGATATGGCCATCCCTCAGCGTCTCACTTTGGGCAGCGCGTTGCTGAGCGCGGTGACCCTCGGCGGCTGGAAACTGTTCAAGGGCCGCCAGGCGTCGCCATTGCTGTTGTCGGCACGGGACGACAGCGACGGCCGCCACTACGCCGTCGGCTATCGGCTGGACGGCCGGCAGGTATTCGCTACCGAGGTCGGCCAGCGGTGCCACGACATCATCCATCACCCCAGCCAGCCCATCGCACTGTTCGTCGCCCGTCGCCCAGGCACCGAAAGCTATCTGCTGGACCTGCGCGACGGGCGCCTGCTGCAGACGCTGCACACACCCGCCGATCGGCACTTCTATGGCCATGCCGTGATCCACAAAGGCGGCGAATGGCTGTACACCACCGAGAACGACACCACCGACCCCGGGCGCGGCCTGTTGGGCGTCTACCGTTTCGACGGGCCCCACCTGCAACGCACGGGCGAAATCGCCACCCATGGTATTGGCCCTCATCAAGTGGCGTGGCTGCCGGATGGCGAAACCTTGGTCGTGGCCAATGGCGGCATTCGCACCGAGGCCGAAAGCCGGGTGGACATGAACCTGCACGCCATGCAGCCCAGCCTGGTATTGATGCGCCGCGACGGTACCCTCATCAGCCACGAAGCCCTGCCTCAGGTCATGAACAGCGTGCGCCACCTGGCCATCGCCGATGACGGCACGATTCTCACATGCCAGCAATTCATGGGCGATGCCCGAGAAGTCGCACCGCTGCTAGCGATCAAGCGACCGGGCGCCGCCTTCGCCGCCTTTGCCGTGGCCGACGCGCAACTGCAGTCCATGGCTCACTACACCGCCAGCGTCGCCGTGCATGACGGCCAGCGCCTGGTGGCACTGACAGCGCCCAGGGCCAACCGCTTTTTTATCTGGGACCTGGACACCGCAGCCGTGCGCCTGGATGCGCCTCTGCCCGATTGTGCAGGGGTGGCCGCGGTGCATGACGGCTTTGTGGTGACCTCTGGGCAGGGTCGCTGTCGCTATTACGATTGCCGGCCGGATACACCGATCGCAACTGCGCTCACGCTGCCTTCAGGCTGGTGGGACAACCACTTGCACGCCTTGCGCTGACAGACCTTGTTTCATATCCAGCAACACGGGCTACTGGAAACCCTTGCTCATCGCGCATAATGTGCAGTGTTGTTTTTCAAAGTCTTTCCAAGGAAGCGGATATGCTCCGTCGGCGTTTGCTGATCATGTTGGCCGTGGTGTTGTTGCTGGTGCTGGCCCTCGCAGGCTACAAGGGCCTTACCGTCTACCATCAGATCCAGCGGTTCAGTGCCTTCAAGGCCCCCGTCAGCGTGGGTGTCGCCACCGTCGAACAACGCCAGTGGCAGGGCCGCCAGATCGTGGTTCCGCAAAGTGCGATCGCGTATACCCTGTCGGGTGACTCGGTCTACGTGGTGATCGACAAAGCTGACAGCAACGATCAGCCGATGCACATCGTCGAGCGCCGCTCGATCGATACCGGCGAAACACGTGAAGGCTTGGTGGTGGTCAACGATGGTCTGGCGCCAGGCGATCGCGTGGTCACCGTCGGGCAATCCGAGTTGAGCAATGGCACGGTGGTGAGCATCGCCCCTGACAAAGTCCTGGAGTTCGCGCCCCGCCGGGTCGAATGATCAGATCGACAGGTGATTGACCCCACGCAAAAAGGCCCCATCCCGGGGCCTTTTAGTTGTTGCATCGACTACAGCACGTCAGCCTGCCTTCTTGCCTTGCGCCAGACCGAACATCAGGAGCAGCAGACTATGATCCGGCCGCTCGGTGGTCTGGGCTTTTGGTGCCTTGGACATCCCACCGATTCCTTCACCGTCTTCGGCACTCAGCACCTGCGAACGTGGCTCCTGCCACGCCGCCATGGCGACCGAAGTGACCGCTAGCGCTGCTACCAGGAACAAACTTCGAGCGATTTCTAGCTTCATGACTGCAACCCTTTGACAACGCTGCCAAACGCCGTCCGATAAAAGTAGATTAATTCCTATCGCGACGCAGCCCTGAGCGACGAATGGTGCCACACCTGCCACGGGTCCTTGATGATGCCGGCCGACGATAGGCGCGCCGAAGTGATAGCGCAGTGATGCCTATGTGAAAGTTTCGTTGAGCGAGGCAGTACGCAGATGTCAGTGCAGCGGTTCCAAATCAACCTGGAAACGACAGCCCGCGGGCGCAAGTGGGGTCAAGGTGATGCGCCAGCCCTGGTCGGCGCAGATGCGTTGCACCAGCGACAGCCCCAAACCCATACGTTCCATGGGCAGAGCGCTCGTCTGGGAGAGCAGCAGATCGCGCTGCGACTCGGCCACATTGGCGCCGACATCTTCGACCACGAAGCTGTGCGTGCGAACCTGCAGGCGAATCATGCCCTGCTCGGTGTGATGCAAGGCGTTGCGCAACAGGTTGCCCATGACCGCGTGTAGAAAGGTCGAACTGTAGTGGGTGTCGTCAACATCGATCCGCTCGTAGACCAACTGCAGCCCCTTGCGTTCGACGGGTACCCGCCACAGCGCGGCCACATCGTCGGCCACCCGAACCAGGCTGGTCTTGGTGCTGACACCTTCGTTGCTCTGGGCCCGGGCCAGCATCAGGAAGGTCTGCACCAGTTCGCGCATTTCCTCGCTGACATGGCGAATGTGCAACACCTGGCTGCGCGAAGCCTCATCCAGCATCGGGTATTCCAGCAGCAACTCGCACGAGCCGGCCAATACCATCAAGGGTGTGCGCAGTTCGTGACTGACATCGCTGGTGAACAGCCGCTCGCGGGTCAAGGCATGGCGCAGCCGACCCAGGGCGGCATCGAAGGCTACGGCCAGTTGCCCGACCTCATCGCCGGCGTAGTCGGGCCCCAGTGGCGGTGCCAGCCCCAGCAACTGATCACGATGGCGGACCTGGCGCGACAGACGAATGACCGGCGCCATGACCCGCCGCGCCAGCAGCCAGCCCAGCAGCGCCGCCACGCCTAAACTCAGGACGAAGCCCACGAATACCACGGCGAACAGCAGTCGCTCGCGGTCCTCGAAATCACTCTGGTCCTGCAACAGCACGTAGCGGCGCCCGTCCACGAATTTCACCATCGCGTGATAGGACAGCGGGCCGCGGAACACTTCGTGAAAACCGGTGGACAGGTGCTTGAGGTCGTGGGGCAGGCGATACTCGCCCTCGCCGCCACTGAAGTAGAACAGCTGGTTGGGCTCGGGGGTATGGCTCCAATCCTCAAGCGTGTCAGCTGCCAGCAGCCGCTGCAGGTCCCCGCCCAGCTCGGTGGAGATCAACCGCTCTTCCACCAGGTGAACCGTCAACACGATGCCGCCTGCAAAGGCCCCCGCTACCAGTGCGCTCATCAAGCCGAAAGCGATGATGATGCGCTGGGAGAGGCTTTGTTTAAACTCCATCCCGCCCCTCGGTCAGGCGGTAGCCCACGCCGTGTACCGTGTGCAGCAGCGGCTTGTCGAAGGGCTTGTCGATCACTTGACGCAATTGGTGAACATGGCTGCGCAGGCTGTCGCTGTCTGGGCAGTCGTCGCCCCACAAGGCTTCTTCGAGCACTTCACGGCGCAACACGTGGGGGCTTTTCTGCATCAGCACGGCGAGCAGTTTGAGGCCTACCGGGTTGAGTTTGAGCAGGCGGCCATCGCGGGTCACTTCGAGGGTATCGAGGTCGTAGACCAGATCGCCGACCTGCAGGTTGCGTCGTCCGCCACCCTGGGCGCGACGCATGACCGCTTCGATACGCGCCGCCAGCTCCGACAAGGCGAACGGCTTGAGCAGGTAATCGTCGGCCCCGGAGCGGAAGCCCTGGAGGCGGTCATCCAGTTGATCGCGGGCGGTGAGCATGATCACCGGGGTATCGCGGCGGGCATCTTCACGCAGGCGCTTGCACAGGGTGTAACCATCGATACCCGGCAACATGATGTCGAGGACGATAAGGTCGTAATGCTCGGTGGCGGCCAGGTGCAAGCCCGACAGGCCGTCCTGGGCGCAATCCACGGTGTAACCCTTGAGCCCGAGGTAATCGGCCAGGTTGGCGAGGATGTCGCGGTTGTCTTCAACCACAAGGATTTTCATGGAACGTTGCCTCCAGGGACGGTCGCGGTGCCATTTCGGCAGGCGCAGCTCAAGGCCAGCACGGGGCTCGGGGCCAGAGCAGATAGATGGGCTATTGTCGCACTTTTTCGTCGGCCGCACGCACGCTGAAAACCAGCGACGGATAATCCACACGCCCACAAAAAATCCCGCCGGAAGCGGGATTCTGGGATGCGGCGATTACTGCT
Proteins encoded:
- a CDS encoding DUF1513 domain-containing protein, which translates into the protein MAIPQRLTLGSALLSAVTLGGWKLFKGRQASPLLLSARDDSDGRHYAVGYRLDGRQVFATEVGQRCHDIIHHPSQPIALFVARRPGTESYLLDLRDGRLLQTLHTPADRHFYGHAVIHKGGEWLYTTENDTTDPGRGLLGVYRFDGPHLQRTGEIATHGIGPHQVAWLPDGETLVVANGGIRTEAESRVDMNLHAMQPSLVLMRRDGTLISHEALPQVMNSVRHLAIADDGTILTCQQFMGDAREVAPLLAIKRPGAAFAAFAVADAQLQSMAHYTASVAVHDGQRLVALTAPRANRFFIWDLDTAAVRLDAPLPDCAGVAAVHDGFVVTSGQGRCRYYDCRPDTPIATALTLPSGWWDNHLHALR
- the colR gene encoding two-component system response regulator ColR, giving the protein MKILVVEDNRDILANLADYLGLKGYTVDCAQDGLSGLHLAATEHYDLIVLDIMLPGIDGYTLCKRLREDARRDTPVIMLTARDQLDDRLQGFRSGADDYLLKPFALSELAARIEAVMRRAQGGGRRNLQVGDLVYDLDTLEVTRDGRLLKLNPVGLKLLAVLMQKSPHVLRREVLEEALWGDDCPDSDSLRSHVHQLRQVIDKPFDKPLLHTVHGVGYRLTEGRDGV
- a CDS encoding HAMP domain-containing sensor histidine kinase, which encodes MEFKQSLSQRIIIAFGLMSALVAGAFAGGIVLTVHLVEERLISTELGGDLQRLLAADTLEDWSHTPEPNQLFYFSGGEGEYRLPHDLKHLSTGFHEVFRGPLSYHAMVKFVDGRRYVLLQDQSDFEDRERLLFAVVFVGFVLSLGVAALLGWLLARRVMAPVIRLSRQVRHRDQLLGLAPPLGPDYAGDEVGQLAVAFDAALGRLRHALTRERLFTSDVSHELRTPLMVLAGSCELLLEYPMLDEASRSQVLHIRHVSEEMRELVQTFLMLARAQSNEGVSTKTSLVRVADDVAALWRVPVERKGLQLVYERIDVDDTHYSSTFLHAVMGNLLRNALHHTEQGMIRLQVRTHSFVVEDVGANVAESQRDLLLSQTSALPMERMGLGLSLVQRICADQGWRITLTPLAPAGCRFQVDLEPLH
- a CDS encoding imelysin family protein — translated: MPPHKLLLRPKLLFTTLAALALGACSPPQAKDPQADTSAAIANQVILPTYSRWVEADRQLAISALAFCAGTADLTTARADFLHAQKAWAALQPLLIGPLAEGNRAWSVQFWPDKKNLVGRQVEALISAGQPIDAQSLTTASVVVQGLSAYEYILFDSKPELADATRKASYCPLLVAIGERQKHLAEAILAGWTGTDGVLAQMSKFPNQRYADSHEAIAEVLRVQVTALDTLKKKLGTPMGRQSKGVPQPYQAEAWRSQSSLKSLQASLLAAQSVWLGVDGKGLRGLLPADQKALAEKIDSAYAAALHALDANSRSLTALLEDPAGKPVLDDIYARLDGVHRLHQNELAKALNIQLGFNANDGD